The following are encoded together in the Labeo rohita strain BAU-BD-2019 chromosome 17, IGBB_LRoh.1.0, whole genome shotgun sequence genome:
- the gjb9a gene encoding gap junction protein beta 9a, translating to MNWSGLETLLSGVNKYSTVFGRVWLSMVFVFRVLVFVVAAQRVWGDESKDFVCNTRQPGCNNVCYDSTFPISHIRLWALQLIFVTCPSLLVVAHVKYREEKDKKYTAVHEGTHLYANPGKKRGGLWWTYLFSLIFKVAVDAFFLYILHHMYKGYDLPRLTKCSLDPCPNTVDCFISRPTEKKIFTFFMVVSSALCILMCICEIVYLIGKRILKYSMKPEAQRQQRKRLDPTLSSSQNLSSHKLRDSKMDTTAI from the coding sequence ATGAACTGGTCGGGACTGGAGACCCTTCTTAGCGGGGTCAACAAATACTCGACGGTGTTTGGTCGAGTGTGGCTGTCCATGGTGTTTGTGTTTCGCGTTCTGGTGTTTGTTGTGGCGGCTCAACGCGTTTGGGGAGACGAGAGCAAAGACTTCGTGTGTAACACCAGGCAGCCCGGGTGCAACAACGTCTGCTACGACAGCACGTTCCCCATCTCTCACATCCGTCTGTGGGCCTTACAGCTCATCTTCGTCACATGTCCGTCACTGCTGGTCGTAGCCCACGTCAAATACAGAGAGGAAAAAGACAAGAAATACACTGCCGTCCACGAGGGCACGCATTTATACGCCAACCCCGGGAAAAAGCGTGGAGGTCTTTGGTGGACTTACCTGTTTAGCTTGATCTTTAAAGTTGCAGTTGATGCTTTCTTTCTCTATATTCTTCATCACATGTATAAAGGCTACGATCTCCCCCGCCTCACCAAGTGCTCGTTGGATCCTTGTCCGAATACGGTGGATTGTTTCATCTCCCGTCCCACGGAGAAGAAAATCTTCACTTTCTTCATGGTGGTTTCTTCTGCTCTCTGCATCTTAATGTGTATCTGCGAAATTGTTTATCTCATTGGAAAGCGTATATTGAAATACTCTATGAAGCCAGAAGCACAACGGCAACAACGTAAAAGACTCGACCCGACCCTCTCCAGCAGCCAAAACTTAAGTTCACACAAACTAAGAGACAGCAAAATGGACACAACCGCTATTTAA
- the ptp4a2a gene encoding protein tyrosine phosphatase type IVA 2a yields the protein MNRPAPVEITYECMRFLITHNPTNSQLAKFTEELKSFGVQTLVRVCDSTYDKTPVEKEGIEVLDWPFDDGCSPPDQIVDDWLNLLKCKFKDEPGCCIAVHCVAGLGRAPVLVAIALIECGMMYEDAVQYIRQKRRGAFNAKQLMYLEKYKPKMRLRFKDANGQNCCIQ from the exons ATGAATCGCCCCGCTCCTGTTGAGATCACATACGAATGCATGAGGTTTCTCATCACCCACAATCCCACCAATTCACAGCTGGCCAAGTTTACAGAG GAACTGAAGAGTTTCGGAGTGCAGACGCTTGTCCGGGTTTGTGATTCAACTTACGACAAAACACCAGTGGAAAAAGAAGGCATTGAAGTTTTG GACTGGCCTTTTGATGATGGTTGTTCACCCCCTGACCAAATTGTTGATGACTGGTTGAACCTTctcaaatgtaaatttaaggaTGAACCAGGCTGTTGCATTGCAGTACATTGTGTTGCTGGATTGGGACG agcTCCTGTCTTGGTGGCCATAGCCTTAATCGAATGCGGGATGATGTACGAAGATGCTGTCCAGTATATTCGTCA GAAAAGGCGTGGGGCTTTTAACGCCAAACAACTTATGTATCTTGAAAAATACAAACCCAAGATGCGTCTGCGCTTCAAGGATGCCAATGGTCAAAACTGCTGCATTCAGTAA